CGCCGCCCAACCGGATGTGCGCCTGCTTTTCCCCCCCCAGTCGGGGGATGGCCGAAAGCAGTGCCTGGGTATACGGATGTCTCGGGTTATTGAAGATTTCCTTGACGGGTGCCACTTCGCAGAGGTGGCCGAGGTACATTACGGCCACACGGGTGGAGATGTGTTCCACCACGGAAAGGTCGTGGCTGATGAACAGATAGGTCAAGTTCCGTTTTTCCTGCATGTCCATAAGCAGGTTCAGAATCTGTGCCTGGATGGAAACGTCCAGCGCGGCGATGGGTTCGTCGGCAACGATGAATTCCGGGTCGAGGACCAGGGCGCGGGCAATGGAGATGCGCTGGCGCTGGCCACCCGAGAATTCGTGCGGGAACTGGTTGTTCCAGTCCGGATCCAGGCCGACTTGTTCCAGCGTCTGGAAGACGTGATCCTTCACTTCATCCCGGCTCATGCCCGGATTGTGGAAGCGAACAGGCTCCTCAAGAATCTGTCGAACCGTCATGCGCGGATTCAGGGAGGCGTATGGATCCTGGAAGACCATCTGCATTTTGCGGCGATAGGGTTTGATATCGTGACTGGACAGATTGTCCACACGGGTGCCGCGGTAGATTACCTCGCCCGAGGTGGGCCGGTGGATGCGCATTACGGCCCGTCCCAGAGTGGACTTGCCGCAGCCGGATTCGCCGACCACGGAGAGCGTTTCACCGGGAAGGATGCGGAAGGTCACGCCGTTGACGGCTTTGACCACGGTACGAACCCGCTTGATTTTGCCTTTCGACCATTGCAGTTGGTCCAGCAGACCGCCGGAGATATCAAAGTGTTTGGTTACGTCCCTGACTTGCAGCAGGGGGGTGGTGTCGGTGTGTTCAGCCATGTCATTTCACCATGAAGCAGGCCACCTGTCGTCCGGAGGCCTTGGTTTCGAGCACGGGCACTTCGTGCTTGCAGATGTCCTGGCAGAGTTCGCACCGGGGGTGGAAGGAACAGCCCGAAGGCAGATTCGCCAGGGACGGCATGATGCCCGGAATTTGGAGCAGGCGTTGCCCTTTTTCACAGCTTTGGGGAAGTGCTGCGATGAGTCCCTTGGTGTAGGGGTGCTCGGGAGAGTCCACCACGCTGCGGGTTTCGCCCATTTCCACGATGCGCCCCGCGTACATGACCGCGATTTTTTGGGTCACTTCGCTGACGACGGCCAGGTCGTGGGTAATCAGCAAAAGCCCCATGTCATCGTCCCGGCACAATTCCAAAAGCAGGTCCATGATTTCGGCCTGAATGGTCACGTCCAGGGCCGTGGTCGGTTCATCCGCGATGATCAGCCCCGGGTCCGTGAGCAGGGAAATGGCGATGACGATACGCTGGCGCATGCCCCCGGAAAATTCGTGGGGGTATTGATTCAGGCGTTTTTCCGGCGATGGAATGTAGACCCGGCGCAGTTTGTCCAGGGCGATTTCCTCGGCCTGCTTTTCGCTGACGTTTTTGTGCGCGAGAATGGTTTCCACCATCTGGGTGCGGATGGTCAGCACTGGGTTGAGGGTCATCATGGGATCCTGGAAGATCATGGAGATGCGGTTGCCCCGGATGTCGCGGATCTGTTCAATGGTCAGATCGGCGAGGTCGTTTCCTTCAAAAAGGATGGATCCGCCGGAGATGTATCCGGGTTTGCTGATCAGATTCAGGATGGAAAAGCCGGTGAGGGTCTTCCCAGCGCCGGATTCACCCACGAGTCCGACGCGTTCGCCTTTGCCGACCGTGAAGCTTACATCGCGCAATGCCCGCAGGACTTGGTTGCGCATGGCAAACTCCACGCAGAGGTTTTGAACTTGAAGCAACGGCTGCATGGGTTACCCCTTGTAGAGTTTGGGGTTCAGGTAGTCGCGGAGCCAGTCGCCAAGCAGGTTGATGACCAGCACCAGCACAACGAGCACGATTCCGGGGAAGAGCGTGATCCACCACGAGCCGCTGAAGATGTATTCGAAGCCCACGTTGATGAGTGAGCCGAGGGACGGCATGGTCACGGGCATGCCCAGGCCCACGAAGGAGAGGGCCGCTTCGCTCATGATCGCGTTGGCCACCTGGATGGTGGAGATGACGAACACGGGGGAGAGCGTATTGGGCAGGATGTGCCGGAACATGATGCGCCGTTTGGAAAGGCCGATAACGCGTGCGGCCTCCACGTATTCTTTTTTCTTTTCCGCCAGGACCGAGGCGCGCACGGTTCGGGCGTACTGTGGCCACTCTGCGAAGCCGATCACGAGAATCAGAAGTGGAATGGCTATTTTTTCATACATGGCCACGCCAAAGGCGGCTTGGAAGATGGCGGATATGAAGATGGCAACCATATACGAGGAAAAGGAGAGCTGCACATCCGCTAGGCGCATGAGCGCCGAATCAATGCGGCCGCCGAAGTATCCGGACATAAGTCCCACCACGATGCCGATGATGGCCTGCATGGCCACGGCCCCGAATCCGATGATCAAGGACACGCGCATGCCGTAGAGCATGGTGGAATACATGTCGCGGCCCTGGGCGTCGGTTCCCAGCGGGAATTGATTTTGCCCCTCTTCCATGAAGGCGGGAGCCTGTTCTGCGTTGAGCAGATCGTAGGTTGAAGGATCATAAGGGTTGGACGAGGAGAAAAGAGGTGCGCCCAATCCGAGAATCAGCAGGATTGCGAACACGACGAAGCTGGTAACAGCAATTTTGTCATGCAGGAAGTCGTGCAGGAAGTAGGACTCGCGGAATCGGCGCCATCTGCTTCTGGTCTGCATGTTATTTCCTCCCCGTGATGCGCACGGTTGGGTTTACCAGACCGTAAATGATGTCGACGATGGTATTCACGACGACGAAGATGAAGCCCACGACCACGAGATAGGCCACCATGAGCGAGGAGTCGGCGCGTTCCACGGCCTGGATGAACATGGATCCCATGCCCTGCCAGGAAAAAACCGTTTCCGTGAGGATGGTGAAGGCGATCATGATGCCGAGCTGCACGCCGCCTACGGTGATGACCGGAAGCAGGGTGTTGCGAAAGGCATGCACGATCCAGACGCGCAGCGGGGGAAGTCCCTTGGCCCAGGCGTACTTGATGTATTCGTTTTCCAACACTTCCATCATCTCGGAGCGGATCAGGCGGATGAACAGCGGCAGCATGATGGAAGAGAGGGCCACGGTGGGCATGATCAGGTGTTTGATTCCGTCCCAGGTGAGCAGGCCGGTCTGCCAGCCGCCGAGGTTGACGGTTTCTCCGCGTCCGAAGGAGGGGAGCCAGTGCAGCTCGATGGAAAAGATGTAGATAAGCATGATGGCGGTCAGGAAGACCGGGATGGAGACACCAACCGTTGATGCGCCCATGACGAATTTTGCGAATAAGTGTTTGGGTCGTATCGCACAGTAGATGCCGAGCGGCACTGAGAGCAGCACGATGAGAATGGCGCTGCAGAAAACAAGTTCCAATGTGGCCGGAGCCTTGGAGATGATGACTTCCATGGCGGGCTTTTTGTAGAAGAAGGACTGCCCGAGGTCACCGTGGGCTGCGTCGTAGAGAAACCGTCCGAACTGGACCATGAAGGGGTCGTTCAGGCCGAGTTCCTCACGCAGTGCTTCGCGCTCCTCGGCAGAAACCGAAATACCGGTGATTTCGCGAACCGGATCGCCGAAGCTTTGTTTGATGGCGAATCCGATCAGGGCGATGATGACCATGACCATCATTCCCTGAAGAATACGCCTGATGATAAACGCTACCATTTTTTCCGTCGCTTTTGCCATGAAGGGGGACCGAAATGGTCCCCCTTGCTGTTATCGTTTGGGTGTCTTGCCAAAGGTTCCGCTTACTCGAGGACGAGGTCTCCGAAGTAGGGGAAGTTTTGGACGTTGACGATCTCCGCGGTATTCATACCCTTTTTGGAAGCCCAGGACAGGTTCTGCCAGTGCAGGGGTACAAACGCGGCATCTTCGTACAGGAGTCGTTCGACGTCCTGCAACATTTCGCTCCGTTTGGCAAGGTCCGTTTCGGTCTGCGAGGCGAGGATCAGGGCGTCCACTTCCGGGTTGCAGTAGGAACCGGAGTTGTACTGGCCGTAGCCGGTTTCCAGGTTGCGGCACATGAGCAGGAACTCGGTGTAGTTGGCGGAGTCCTCGGTGTCGGGGTGCCAGCCGATCATCTGGATGTCGGCCACCTGGGCGTCGAACTCATCCCAGTACTGGGCCTTGGGCATGGTCTTCAGGCTGACCTTGATGCCGATCTTGGAGAGCATGGAAACCACGGCCTCGGCGATCTTTTCGTCCTTCACGTACCGGTTGTTCGGGGCGATCATGGTGCACTCGAAGCCGTCCGGGTAGTTGGACTCGGCCATGAGCTGCTTGGCTTTTTCCAGGTCGTAGCGGGGCGTCAGCTCGGCAACGTAGCCGGCGAAGCCTTCGGGCGCCTGCTGGGAAGCCACGGTGGCGAAGCCCTTCATGATGGTATCCACGATGCCCTGGTTGTTCACGGCGTAAACGATGGCCTGACGGACCTTGCGGTCGGCCAGAGCCGGGTTGCGCTCACCGTTC
The Paucidesulfovibrio gracilis DSM 16080 DNA segment above includes these coding regions:
- a CDS encoding ABC transporter ATP-binding protein — its product is MAEHTDTTPLLQVRDVTKHFDISGGLLDQLQWSKGKIKRVRTVVKAVNGVTFRILPGETLSVVGESGCGKSTLGRAVMRIHRPTSGEVIYRGTRVDNLSSHDIKPYRRKMQMVFQDPYASLNPRMTVRQILEEPVRFHNPGMSRDEVKDHVFQTLEQVGLDPDWNNQFPHEFSGGQRQRISIARALVLDPEFIVADEPIAALDVSIQAQILNLLMDMQEKRNLTYLFISHDLSVVEHISTRVAVMYLGHLCEVAPVKEIFNNPRHPYTQALLSAIPRLGGEKQAHIRLGGDVPTPINLPSGCVFHGRCRFANERCRREMPPIVEHSSGGRVACHAVEEKRI
- a CDS encoding ABC transporter ATP-binding protein, producing MQPLLQVQNLCVEFAMRNQVLRALRDVSFTVGKGERVGLVGESGAGKTLTGFSILNLISKPGYISGGSILFEGNDLADLTIEQIRDIRGNRISMIFQDPMMTLNPVLTIRTQMVETILAHKNVSEKQAEEIALDKLRRVYIPSPEKRLNQYPHEFSGGMRQRIVIAISLLTDPGLIIADEPTTALDVTIQAEIMDLLLELCRDDDMGLLLITHDLAVVSEVTQKIAVMYAGRIVEMGETRSVVDSPEHPYTKGLIAALPQSCEKGQRLLQIPGIMPSLANLPSGCSFHPRCELCQDICKHEVPVLETKASGRQVACFMVK
- a CDS encoding ABC transporter permease, coding for MQTRSRWRRFRESYFLHDFLHDKIAVTSFVVFAILLILGLGAPLFSSSNPYDPSTYDLLNAEQAPAFMEEGQNQFPLGTDAQGRDMYSTMLYGMRVSLIIGFGAVAMQAIIGIVVGLMSGYFGGRIDSALMRLADVQLSFSSYMVAIFISAIFQAAFGVAMYEKIAIPLLILVIGFAEWPQYARTVRASVLAEKKKEYVEAARVIGLSKRRIMFRHILPNTLSPVFVISTIQVANAIMSEAALSFVGLGMPVTMPSLGSLINVGFEYIFSGSWWITLFPGIVLVVLVLVINLLGDWLRDYLNPKLYKG
- a CDS encoding ABC transporter permease, yielding MVAFIIRRILQGMMVMVIIALIGFAIKQSFGDPVREITGISVSAEEREALREELGLNDPFMVQFGRFLYDAAHGDLGQSFFYKKPAMEVIISKAPATLELVFCSAILIVLLSVPLGIYCAIRPKHLFAKFVMGASTVGVSIPVFLTAIMLIYIFSIELHWLPSFGRGETVNLGGWQTGLLTWDGIKHLIMPTVALSSIMLPLFIRLIRSEMMEVLENEYIKYAWAKGLPPLRVWIVHAFRNTLLPVITVGGVQLGIMIAFTILTETVFSWQGMGSMFIQAVERADSSLMVAYLVVVGFIFVVVNTIVDIIYGLVNPTVRITGRK